A window from Marinobacter salsuginis encodes these proteins:
- a CDS encoding cytochrome c biogenesis CcdA family protein — translation MPDLATWGMLAAFFGGLVSFFSPCTLPLVPGYLSVVTGGTVTDRSSRLQSLWLSICFVLGFSVVFIAFGASASLLGQWLMAYRQEANLVAGILIVLMGLFMLGWWSMPALQRDWRFGQTLEGGRPTAAFLLGLAFAVGWTPCIGPILGAILALSSTHANAETGMLYLAVYSLGLAIPFLATALFIEHFRARVRWMSRWSQSLRILAGLVLVVMGVMVLTGQMTRFASWMLSAFPVLGRLG, via the coding sequence ATGCCAGATCTTGCGACATGGGGAATGCTGGCTGCTTTTTTTGGCGGCCTGGTGTCTTTTTTCTCACCCTGCACTCTGCCGCTGGTTCCGGGGTATCTCTCGGTCGTTACGGGCGGCACCGTCACAGACCGTTCGAGTCGACTGCAATCTCTGTGGCTCAGTATCTGTTTTGTCCTTGGATTCAGTGTGGTGTTCATCGCTTTTGGTGCCAGCGCTAGTCTGCTCGGTCAGTGGCTGATGGCCTACCGGCAGGAAGCCAATCTGGTGGCGGGCATTCTGATCGTGCTGATGGGGCTATTTATGCTGGGCTGGTGGAGCATGCCCGCGCTACAGCGCGACTGGCGCTTTGGGCAAACCCTTGAGGGTGGACGGCCCACGGCAGCGTTTCTTCTCGGTTTGGCCTTTGCCGTCGGATGGACACCGTGTATTGGCCCGATATTGGGCGCTATCCTGGCTCTCAGTTCCACCCATGCGAATGCTGAAACCGGCATGCTGTACCTGGCCGTTTATTCGCTGGGGTTGGCAATTCCATTTTTGGCAACGGCTCTATTTATTGAGCACTTTCGGGCGCGAGTGCGCTGGATGAGCCGCTGGAGTCAGTCACTGAGAATTCTGGCAGGGCTGGTTCTGGTTGTTATGGGGGTAATGGTGCTGACGGGACAGATGACCCGGTTTGCATCATGGATGTTATCCGCATTTCCGGTACTCGGAAGACTCGGTTGA
- a CDS encoding SCO family protein: MITPCFQHHTKRFASIALMMLAILLVGCMGDDAPDWHGTDISGVMPKLEFDLIDSQGAPVSGDDYSGQVRMLFFGFTSCPDVCPTALQKLSQAVSGLSPENQEEVLTLFVSVDPQRDTPERLAEYVNFFGERIVGLTGKTSDLRTLTQRYRTTFGHEEPDAEGDYAVTHSGAVYVFDREGNPRLLIRPEDLSAQAIRQDLVALLEESS; this comes from the coding sequence ATGATCACACCCTGCTTCCAACACCACACAAAGCGCTTTGCATCCATTGCATTAATGATGCTGGCAATCCTCCTTGTTGGCTGCATGGGCGATGATGCGCCGGATTGGCACGGAACAGACATCAGCGGCGTGATGCCCAAGCTTGAATTCGATTTGATCGACAGTCAGGGAGCACCGGTTTCAGGCGATGATTACAGTGGTCAGGTACGAATGCTGTTTTTCGGATTTACCTCTTGCCCTGATGTTTGCCCCACTGCTCTGCAAAAACTCAGTCAGGCCGTTAGCGGCCTGAGCCCGGAAAACCAGGAGGAGGTACTTACGCTGTTCGTCAGCGTTGACCCTCAGCGCGATACGCCCGAGCGCCTGGCAGAGTATGTCAATTTTTTTGGTGAAAGGATCGTCGGGCTGACCGGCAAAACCTCTGACCTACGCACACTTACCCAGCGATACCGGACCACGTTCGGGCATGAAGAACCGGACGCAGAAGGTGATTACGCCGTCACTCACAGCGGCGCAGTTTATGTGTTTGATCGTGAGGGTAATCCACGCCTGCTTATCCGACCGGAAGATTTAAGCGCTCAAGCCATTCGGCAGGACCTTGTTGCCCTTCTTGAAGAAAGTTCCTGA
- a CDS encoding MerR family transcriptional regulator has protein sequence MSEKTYTVGRLADDTGIKPVTIRYYERIGLLPKAIRSDSGYRLYAKADYSRLLFIRRSRGLGFSLDDIRELLSLADRHQESCAGVDAKVEQQLEQVRSRLKDLRAMEHELERLSACCEGGVIMDCRIIETLSGSA, from the coding sequence ATGAGCGAAAAAACCTACACGGTCGGTCGGTTGGCTGATGATACGGGCATCAAGCCCGTAACCATCCGCTACTACGAAAGAATTGGACTGTTACCGAAAGCGATCCGCTCGGACTCCGGATATCGACTGTACGCCAAAGCGGATTATTCGCGGCTGCTGTTTATCCGACGAAGCCGGGGGCTCGGTTTCAGCCTTGACGATATTCGAGAGCTGCTGTCGCTAGCAGATCGACATCAGGAGTCCTGCGCTGGAGTAGACGCCAAAGTTGAACAACAGTTGGAACAGGTGCGCTCTCGACTGAAAGATTTGCGTGCGATGGAACACGAGTTGGAAAGACTGAGTGCGTGTTGTGAAGGCGGGGTTATTATGGATTGCCGAATTATTGAGACACTCTCCGGCTCTGCTTAA
- a CDS encoding metallohydrolase produces the protein MNSKVTFFPVDNGDMTLLQLADDRQTCLLIDCRIRRSADDPSDTTPDVASELRKRIKKDAQGRPFVDAMLLSHPDEDHCLGLRAHFWLGPVQDYPDDDRDQFQKRIIIRELWSSPMVFRRASKKLTLCDDAKAFATEARRRVKANRDSGFNVSDGDRILILGQDKDGKTDGLEQILVRQGDVINGINGVGQNLLKSRLLAPFREQDEEVEEELSKNDSSVVINFSIRESSSGDCFSRFLSGGDSGVCIWERLWREYTADDLKYDLLLAPHHCSWRSLSHDSWSDNGNDAEISEDARSALAQANDDAFIVSSSKPVVDDDNDPPCIRAKREYRSILGSTGIFKCTGEEPTRKKPEPIVFQGARSGFRLAVAAVATASVASAAPPRAGSDD, from the coding sequence ATGAACTCGAAGGTTACATTTTTCCCCGTCGATAATGGTGACATGACCCTGTTGCAGCTTGCGGATGATCGCCAGACCTGCCTTCTGATTGACTGCCGGATTAGGCGTTCTGCCGATGATCCGAGCGACACGACGCCTGACGTTGCCTCTGAACTTCGAAAGCGCATTAAGAAGGATGCCCAGGGGCGCCCGTTTGTTGATGCGATGCTTCTTTCTCACCCGGATGAGGACCATTGCCTTGGCCTCAGGGCGCACTTTTGGCTTGGCCCAGTTCAGGACTATCCCGACGATGACAGAGATCAGTTCCAGAAGAGGATTATCATTCGGGAGCTTTGGTCGTCCCCGATGGTTTTCCGGCGTGCGTCGAAGAAGCTGACGCTGTGTGATGATGCCAAGGCTTTCGCCACGGAGGCGCGGCGTCGCGTGAAGGCAAACCGCGATAGCGGCTTCAACGTTTCTGATGGCGATCGAATTCTTATCCTGGGGCAAGACAAAGACGGGAAGACAGATGGCCTGGAGCAAATCCTCGTAAGGCAAGGGGATGTCATTAACGGAATTAACGGAGTTGGCCAGAACCTCCTGAAATCGCGCCTACTTGCCCCTTTCCGAGAGCAAGACGAGGAGGTGGAGGAAGAGCTGTCTAAAAACGACTCCAGTGTTGTGATCAATTTCAGCATTCGTGAGTCCAGCTCCGGCGATTGTTTCAGCCGATTCCTGTCTGGCGGTGACTCGGGGGTATGCATCTGGGAGCGGCTCTGGCGCGAGTACACGGCTGACGACCTGAAATACGACCTCCTCCTTGCCCCTCATCACTGCTCATGGCGTTCACTTTCACACGACAGCTGGTCTGATAATGGCAACGATGCTGAGATCTCCGAGGATGCGCGTTCAGCGTTAGCGCAAGCAAATGATGATGCGTTTATTGTTTCCAGCAGCAAGCCGGTTGTTGATGACGATAACGACCCCCCCTGTATTCGGGCCAAGCGTGAGTACAGGAGTATCTTGGGGTCAACAGGTATCTTTAAGTGCACAGGGGAAGAGCCGACTCGCAAGAAACCGGAGCCCATCGTATTTCAAGGCGCCAGGTCTGGCTTCAGGCTGGCCGTTGCCGCTGTCGCAACAGCGTCAGTCGCATCCGCCGCTCCACCGAGGGCAGGCAGTGACGACTGA
- a CDS encoding cytochrome c oxidase assembly protein produces the protein MSLLDYLLPYDFSPLTILSYMLVMGFYGVGLFRMPEQDRPGALRIFAFTLGVMICYAVMQTRFDYYAQYMFFVHRGQHLILHHIGPILIALSNPLPVMRFWFEKISPGWRRTLRPLGWFYQVLQQPFIALFLFVGLIYFWLWPSIHFDAMLSRDLYWVMNWSMLLDGLLFWWLIFDPRPPAITSSLGYGRRMLVLAAAGVLQMFLGAWIVFSRDMVYDVYEVCGRAWPLDPEVDQLLGGMLTYIPPAMMSILGILLMLRRAMHQDGKYANQSKPLEETAS, from the coding sequence ATGTCACTGCTTGACTACTTATTACCTTACGATTTCTCGCCGCTGACCATACTGAGCTACATGCTCGTGATGGGGTTCTATGGCGTTGGGCTATTTCGGATGCCGGAACAGGACCGGCCAGGCGCACTGCGGATCTTTGCGTTCACCCTGGGGGTGATGATCTGTTATGCGGTGATGCAGACCCGCTTCGATTACTACGCGCAATACATGTTCTTCGTCCATCGGGGCCAGCATCTGATCCTTCATCATATTGGGCCTATCCTGATCGCGCTTTCCAATCCCTTGCCGGTCATGCGGTTCTGGTTTGAAAAAATCAGCCCAGGCTGGAGGCGCACGCTCCGGCCTCTGGGTTGGTTTTATCAGGTCCTGCAACAACCCTTCATCGCCCTATTCCTGTTTGTCGGGCTCATTTATTTCTGGCTGTGGCCATCAATCCATTTCGACGCCATGCTCAGCCGGGATCTGTACTGGGTCATGAACTGGAGCATGTTACTGGATGGCCTGCTGTTCTGGTGGTTGATCTTCGACCCGCGACCGCCTGCGATCACCTCATCGCTGGGGTATGGCAGACGCATGTTGGTTCTGGCTGCCGCAGGTGTGCTTCAGATGTTTCTTGGGGCGTGGATCGTGTTCTCACGTGACATGGTCTACGACGTTTACGAAGTCTGTGGCAGGGCCTGGCCGCTGGACCCGGAAGTCGACCAGCTCCTGGGCGGCATGCTGACCTATATCCCTCCCGCTATGATGAGCATCCTTGGCATTCTTCTGATGCTTCGGCGAGCCATGCATCAGGACGGAAAATATGCCAATCAATCCAAACCACTTGAGGAAACAGCGTCATGA
- a CDS encoding DUF2188 domain-containing protein yields the protein MSGKNQHVVQRESGWAVRGEGNTRDTSHHSTQAEAAEAAREIARNQKSEALIHGRDGRIRERDSYGNDPFPPKG from the coding sequence ATGTCAGGCAAAAACCAGCACGTCGTGCAACGCGAGAGTGGATGGGCCGTCAGGGGCGAAGGTAACACTCGGGATACATCACATCACTCGACTCAAGCCGAAGCGGCGGAGGCGGCAAGGGAGATCGCCCGTAATCAAAAAAGCGAGGCGTTGATCCATGGCCGGGATGGGCGAATACGTGAGAGAGATTCTTACGGGAATGATCCTTTTCCACCGAAAGGTTGA
- a CDS encoding disulfide bond formation protein B: MTNNNQVIPWGLLLSAWLLALVSSLSAIYIGEVLGQAPCVLCWFQRAFMFPLAVILAVACYYSDFNVWRYAMPLAVIGSLFALAHSLLYVGIIPQPIQPCTATGPSCSGDGMTIFGGLPLPFLSLAIFVAIIILLLLVRRRIHS, encoded by the coding sequence GTGACCAACAATAACCAGGTGATTCCATGGGGGCTGCTGCTGTCGGCCTGGCTACTGGCGTTGGTGTCCTCGCTTTCAGCCATCTACATCGGGGAAGTTCTCGGGCAGGCTCCGTGCGTTCTGTGCTGGTTTCAGCGCGCCTTCATGTTTCCGTTGGCGGTGATTCTCGCAGTCGCCTGCTACTACTCGGATTTCAACGTTTGGCGCTACGCTATGCCGCTGGCTGTTATTGGCTCCCTGTTCGCTCTGGCCCACTCACTGCTTTATGTGGGGATAATTCCACAACCCATTCAGCCCTGCACGGCCACTGGCCCGTCCTGCTCGGGTGACGGAATGACGATATTTGGTGGGCTGCCGCTTCCGTTTCTATCGCTGGCCATTTTCGTTGCCATCATAATTCTGCTCTTGCTTGTCCGTCGGAGAATTCATTCATGA
- a CDS encoding ThiF family adenylyltransferase codes for MTTEYIDYGESLGKSVTSNLPAPLRDVADACGEHSAFDVVEFRRISPDSHALIVDVGDGTFDTKNRVGIRRFERLALVYNPDFGFPWDVRALRSDFPVTMHQNHVGPNSPRSLCLYVEPWSSVERVWNPHSFLGRVLWWLRETACENLHQEDQPLEQLFFEPADRFVLPEDYFERLTETGYRIVFDQRPFACRGRFLYQARVVDDISHPGFQDGKWIPITIILPPITHGRVEEHPKHLGDLLERLNSRGARISGLLREAIQDLVPEGQSFDWPAGKTNKILLVLGISLKRDSKTERTDVYGFAMDQHFGRLGEDLGALIRSPGENKWFRNTGIMEKVEPLNVDRLESYPLTPVGIRLMPSKQEVREYSGIADSPCDFNGVISGLGSLGSAVASIWAREGWGEWEYVDHDAVEPHNLSRHVSLGPCVGMAKSEMMSAHAASMFSLKVSDSSAPKSHVKRLTEDPQWLEDLLEHKDIIVDASTTLEVPRDLSGIERSARLATLFITPSGRSSVLLMEDQSGYTRSLSLEAQYYRAILTNDCWGTDHLEGNSGSLWVGAGCRDITMAMSNELIWLHGSILARQLRLLSDREEAQIKIWDCDGLSGAVSAHDIQACKPIYAEVGGWTVWWDVSIEDGMSRLRNDELPNETGGILLGFVDQKIKTISVVLARPAPEDSTATPREFLRGTAGVEGDIDECRRRTGGIVSYLGEWHSHPKGCKSDPSTHDRKQLDYLEDVMARDGSPAISMIVSDSTISVSLGQRTATVELSFFHS; via the coding sequence GTGACGACTGAATACATTGACTACGGAGAGTCGCTGGGAAAGTCGGTAACGTCGAATTTGCCTGCACCATTGCGTGACGTGGCCGACGCGTGCGGCGAGCACTCTGCTTTTGACGTTGTTGAATTCCGGCGGATTTCGCCGGATTCACATGCGCTTATTGTCGATGTTGGCGATGGGACTTTTGATACCAAGAATCGGGTCGGAATACGCCGCTTTGAGCGCCTGGCTCTGGTTTATAACCCCGATTTTGGTTTTCCATGGGACGTTAGGGCGCTTCGCTCCGACTTCCCAGTGACCATGCATCAAAACCATGTAGGGCCCAATTCACCACGTTCCCTGTGCCTCTACGTTGAGCCTTGGTCATCTGTGGAGCGAGTCTGGAACCCTCACTCATTTCTGGGTCGAGTTCTCTGGTGGCTTCGGGAAACCGCCTGCGAAAACCTGCATCAAGAGGATCAACCTCTTGAGCAGCTTTTTTTCGAACCCGCGGATCGCTTTGTATTGCCGGAGGATTATTTCGAGAGACTCACCGAAACCGGTTATCGTATCGTTTTCGACCAGCGACCATTCGCCTGTCGAGGAAGATTCTTGTATCAAGCCCGGGTTGTAGATGATATTTCGCATCCGGGTTTCCAGGATGGAAAATGGATACCAATTACGATCATCTTGCCTCCCATTACTCACGGCCGCGTAGAGGAACACCCGAAACATCTTGGGGATCTGCTTGAAAGACTCAATTCTCGAGGTGCCAGGATTTCCGGATTGCTCCGTGAGGCAATTCAGGATCTTGTTCCCGAGGGTCAAAGCTTTGACTGGCCGGCCGGCAAGACCAATAAGATACTTCTAGTGCTGGGCATCTCCCTCAAACGTGACAGCAAGACCGAGAGAACGGACGTTTACGGCTTCGCTATGGATCAACATTTTGGCCGGCTCGGCGAAGACCTTGGCGCCCTGATCCGTAGTCCCGGCGAAAACAAGTGGTTTCGTAACACTGGGATAATGGAAAAAGTCGAGCCTCTGAACGTGGATCGATTGGAAAGTTACCCTCTGACCCCTGTTGGTATCAGGCTAATGCCATCAAAGCAGGAGGTGAGGGAATACTCGGGCATAGCTGATTCACCATGCGATTTCAACGGTGTCATTTCCGGGCTCGGATCTTTGGGAAGTGCCGTTGCATCAATCTGGGCAAGGGAAGGCTGGGGTGAATGGGAATATGTCGATCATGATGCGGTTGAGCCCCATAACCTGTCCCGTCATGTTTCCCTGGGTCCATGTGTGGGCATGGCCAAATCCGAAATGATGAGCGCCCACGCCGCATCTATGTTCTCCCTCAAGGTGAGTGACAGCAGCGCGCCAAAATCTCATGTGAAGAGGCTCACGGAGGACCCCCAATGGCTCGAAGACCTATTGGAGCACAAGGACATCATTGTCGATGCATCCACGACGCTAGAGGTCCCTCGGGACCTGTCCGGCATAGAAAGATCGGCTCGTTTGGCAACACTCTTCATAACTCCATCAGGCAGGTCCTCGGTTTTACTCATGGAGGATCAGTCCGGATACACACGTAGTCTGTCACTCGAGGCTCAGTATTATCGAGCCATTCTGACCAATGATTGCTGGGGCACCGATCATCTGGAAGGGAACTCGGGCTCTTTATGGGTTGGGGCCGGATGCCGGGACATCACCATGGCGATGTCCAATGAACTGATATGGCTGCACGGATCGATACTGGCTCGCCAGCTGAGGTTGCTTTCAGACAGAGAAGAGGCCCAGATCAAGATCTGGGATTGCGATGGGCTCTCCGGCGCCGTTAGCGCTCATGACATTCAGGCCTGCAAGCCCATTTACGCGGAGGTTGGGGGTTGGACTGTGTGGTGGGACGTCTCGATCGAAGATGGCATGTCCAGACTCAGAAATGACGAATTGCCCAATGAAACCGGTGGCATTTTGCTTGGTTTTGTTGACCAGAAGATCAAAACGATATCGGTCGTGCTAGCCAGGCCCGCACCAGAGGACAGCACTGCAACACCCCGAGAGTTCTTGCGCGGAACTGCCGGTGTAGAAGGAGATATCGATGAGTGTCGTCGTAGAACTGGCGGGATCGTTTCGTATCTGGGCGAATGGCATTCTCATCCGAAGGGCTGCAAATCCGATCCAAGCACTCACGATCGAAAACAGCTGGATTACCTAGAGGACGTTATGGCTCGTGATGGCAGTCCTGCAATCTCCATGATTGTCTCGGACTCAACGATCAGCGTCTCATTGGGTCAACGAACAGCAACGGTTGAGTTGTCCTTTTTTCACTCTTGA
- a CDS encoding DUF3703 domain-containing protein yields the protein MNSELKAFYLTELAAAADADNQGDVDTAFRHLERAHILSQKFALAHTTTHLRMLRLGWHTRDAREVLGQLARAFAALLVSRIWVPVGNTGRANVSAFEPMAVPEDLAIVLGHQKPSNT from the coding sequence GTGAACAGTGAACTCAAGGCGTTCTATCTGACAGAACTGGCAGCAGCCGCTGATGCAGACAATCAGGGCGATGTCGATACAGCGTTCAGACATCTTGAACGGGCTCATATTCTGAGCCAGAAGTTCGCGTTAGCGCACACGACAACACATTTGCGCATGCTACGGCTCGGCTGGCACACGCGCGATGCTCGCGAGGTTCTCGGTCAGCTGGCTCGGGCCTTCGCTGCGTTGCTGGTTTCACGAATCTGGGTTCCTGTCGGCAATACGGGACGTGCCAACGTCAGCGCATTTGAACCGATGGCGGTGCCGGAAGACTTGGCGATTGTTCTGGGACACCAGAAGCCTTCCAACACGTAA
- a CDS encoding zinc dependent phospholipase C family protein — translation MSSAKGRRNFMPGAYAHLTLVNLAREPHRLTAADIPPDVGRALMRNLKYVELGAVSPDLPYLTLDLLQWPPGLDARAKQWADKMHYERTGEVLASGLRLLRDRTGPDWEKGVAWLFGYAAHMAADLTIHPVVELKVGPYHANQKDHRRCEMYQDAHVFYRLNLGDIGDSEHLDSGIKACVDDSGSLDCDIEDLWKRILADVYPEGYQSNEPQPADWHAGFSSLLDTVEEGTRLFAWARHVGAHTGMSYTTEEDIDSTFIEDLEIPGGERLHYDALFDRAVDNVLRFWAQLAEGLKQPTAPIFAQLGNWNLDTGKDTETKEYVFWGVA, via the coding sequence ATGTCCAGTGCAAAAGGTCGGAGAAATTTCATGCCTGGAGCCTACGCTCATCTAACGCTCGTTAATCTCGCCAGAGAGCCGCATCGGTTGACTGCAGCAGATATACCTCCTGACGTCGGCAGGGCCCTTATGCGAAACCTCAAATACGTGGAATTGGGTGCGGTGAGTCCCGATTTACCCTACCTCACTCTGGACCTGTTGCAGTGGCCGCCAGGCCTTGATGCGAGAGCTAAGCAGTGGGCCGATAAAATGCACTACGAGCGCACTGGCGAGGTGTTGGCTTCCGGACTCAGATTGCTGCGTGATCGCACTGGCCCTGACTGGGAAAAAGGTGTGGCTTGGCTATTTGGTTATGCGGCTCATATGGCAGCCGACCTGACCATTCATCCGGTCGTGGAACTCAAGGTCGGTCCCTACCATGCTAATCAGAAAGATCATCGACGCTGTGAGATGTACCAAGACGCCCACGTTTTTTATCGCCTTAATCTTGGTGACATCGGAGACTCGGAACATCTGGATAGCGGTATCAAAGCGTGCGTTGACGACAGCGGCTCACTGGATTGCGACATCGAAGATCTGTGGAAGCGAATATTGGCAGATGTCTACCCCGAAGGGTACCAATCCAATGAACCGCAACCAGCGGATTGGCACGCCGGTTTCTCCAGTTTGTTGGATACGGTGGAGGAGGGCACACGTTTATTCGCCTGGGCCAGGCACGTTGGCGCCCACACAGGGATGAGCTACACGACGGAGGAAGACATCGACTCTACGTTTATAGAGGATCTTGAGATCCCAGGGGGGGAGCGACTGCACTATGACGCTTTATTTGATCGGGCCGTCGACAATGTTTTGAGGTTTTGGGCGCAGTTGGCAGAAGGTTTGAAACAGCCGACTGCCCCCATCTTTGCGCAACTTGGAAACTGGAATCTCGATACCGGCAAAGACACCGAAACTAAGGAGTACGTGTTTTGGGGGGTAGCCTGA
- a CDS encoding SCO family protein — protein MRTRFWRQRTNIISATLTLIASLLLTGCFANDEEDWNGKNISGLMPELEFDLINSQGESVSGEDYSGRVRMLFFGFTSCPDVCPTALQKLNQATSGLAPTLQDEVLTLFVSVDPKRDTPERLAKYVDFFGDNIVGLTGNEPQLRELAKRYRTTFGYDEPDPDGNYAVSHSSAIYVFDREGNPRLLIRPDLSGEEIRHDLVALIQEDS, from the coding sequence ATGAGAACTCGCTTCTGGCGACAGCGCACCAACATCATATCGGCGACCTTAACGCTGATTGCATCCCTATTGCTGACTGGTTGCTTTGCCAATGACGAGGAAGACTGGAACGGTAAAAACATCAGTGGCTTGATGCCTGAGCTGGAATTCGACCTGATCAATAGCCAGGGCGAGTCGGTATCTGGCGAGGATTACAGTGGACGGGTGAGAATGCTGTTTTTCGGGTTCACCTCGTGCCCCGATGTTTGCCCAACCGCCCTGCAAAAGCTCAATCAGGCAACCAGTGGCCTGGCCCCGACGCTTCAGGATGAAGTACTCACTTTGTTCGTGAGTGTCGATCCGAAACGTGACACGCCTGAGCGCCTCGCAAAATACGTGGATTTTTTCGGTGACAATATTGTAGGACTCACTGGAAATGAACCCCAGCTTCGTGAACTCGCAAAACGATATAGAACCACCTTCGGTTATGACGAACCTGACCCCGATGGAAATTATGCGGTGTCACACAGCAGCGCGATTTATGTATTTGATCGCGAGGGTAACCCCCGCCTTTTAATTCGGCCCGATTTGAGCGGGGAAGAAATTCGGCATGATCTCGTTGCTCTTATTCAGGAGGATTCCTGA
- a CDS encoding cation diffusion facilitator family transporter: MDSCCENKAGELAQLRASQSRVLYIALAINAVMFVVEFSAGWIASSTALLGDSLDMFGDASVYALTLFVLDRSRRARAGAALFKGGFMLLFGLVVVADAIRKLVIQEVPAAEWMGAVGALALFANGVCFVLLYRHRADDLNMRSTWMCSRNDLFANSSVIIAAGLVALTNTLWPDIIVGLAIAALFLHSAWQVISEGMGEWRAGGAESANQSDEGEVATTGDNCCSSSQSTCGSASEEPSR, translated from the coding sequence GTGGATAGCTGCTGTGAAAACAAGGCCGGTGAACTGGCACAATTGCGAGCGAGCCAAAGCCGGGTGCTTTACATTGCGCTTGCCATAAACGCAGTGATGTTTGTGGTGGAATTCAGCGCCGGCTGGATTGCAAGCTCTACCGCGTTGCTGGGCGATTCGCTGGATATGTTCGGCGACGCGTCTGTCTATGCACTGACACTGTTCGTGCTGGACCGAAGCCGTCGCGCGCGTGCCGGAGCGGCTTTGTTCAAAGGCGGCTTTATGCTGTTGTTCGGGCTTGTTGTTGTCGCCGATGCCATCCGCAAGCTGGTGATACAGGAAGTGCCGGCCGCCGAGTGGATGGGCGCTGTCGGCGCTCTTGCTCTTTTTGCAAACGGCGTTTGTTTTGTGTTGCTCTACCGTCATCGTGCGGACGACCTCAACATGCGTTCCACCTGGATGTGTTCCAGGAACGATCTGTTCGCCAACAGCAGTGTCATCATTGCGGCTGGATTGGTCGCCCTCACCAATACCCTCTGGCCGGACATCATTGTGGGCCTCGCCATTGCTGCGCTTTTCCTGCATTCCGCCTGGCAAGTCATCAGTGAAGGTATGGGGGAATGGCGTGCCGGTGGCGCAGAATCCGCCAACCAATCGGACGAAGGTGAGGTCGCCACTACCGGAGACAACTGCTGTTCTTCATCGCAAAGCACGTGTGGCAGTGCATCGGAAGAGCCATCCCGGTGA
- a CDS encoding DsbA family protein, whose translation MNRRAIVVVVCLVLIAAFSAAVLFKPQPQQPQKTATTGEKSVVASEPIANQQALVRFHSPTFGPADAPVTIVEFFDPSCEACRAFYPIVKQILAEYPGQVRLVLRYTLFHQGSEEVSRILEAARLQDVYEPVLEAVLEVQPAWHDDPKVAKAWGAAEAAGLDLSQAREDMQSERISAILDQDMQDVKTIGVRGTPTFFVNGRQLTEFGPKPLLRLVQESLPDAQQ comes from the coding sequence ATGAATCGTCGTGCCATCGTTGTTGTCGTGTGTCTCGTGCTGATCGCAGCCTTTTCGGCCGCTGTCTTGTTCAAGCCACAGCCCCAGCAGCCTCAAAAAACGGCCACCACCGGTGAAAAGTCTGTTGTCGCTTCCGAACCGATCGCGAACCAACAAGCATTGGTACGCTTCCATTCGCCCACATTCGGGCCTGCCGACGCACCGGTGACCATCGTTGAGTTTTTCGACCCCTCCTGCGAAGCCTGCCGGGCGTTCTACCCCATCGTGAAACAGATTCTTGCTGAGTATCCAGGTCAGGTGCGCCTTGTTTTGCGTTACACACTGTTCCATCAGGGTTCCGAGGAAGTCTCCAGAATTCTGGAAGCAGCTCGCCTGCAAGATGTCTATGAACCGGTGCTGGAAGCTGTGTTGGAGGTGCAGCCTGCCTGGCACGACGACCCGAAGGTTGCCAAGGCATGGGGAGCGGCCGAGGCAGCCGGTCTGGACCTGTCCCAAGCCCGTGAGGATATGCAATCCGAACGGATAAGCGCCATCCTTGATCAAGACATGCAGGACGTCAAAACCATCGGCGTTCGGGGCACCCCGACTTTTTTCGTGAATGGCCGCCAACTCACGGAGTTTGGTCCCAAACCGCTACTTCGCCTTGTTCAGGAGTCGCTCCCAGACGCACAGCAATAG